TCCACTACTCCCAGCTTGATCTACCTTCATGGAATCACACAGAGACAGCCTATGTTAGAAGCCAAAGCTGAGTAATACCCTGACTATAATCATCATTCTCAGTGCTTTCCTGTACTATTATTACTTCAGTGGGAATATTACCCTGGCTGATTTTGGAGTCCCTCTCTCACCAACTGTCCAGCCATTTCCAAAGTGAGTTTAATGAATATTCTTATATCTCTAGTGTTAGAAGAAGACTAGACAACAGAGTGCATTGAACAGGACTCTCCTGGGCAACGCTGGAACCTCAGACCAGCATGGGTCATTTGAACCCATTCGATGAATTGACATCTACACAATGTATGTAATCAAGGCCATCAAGATGAGAGTAAAGAACTTGCATGTAAGTAGCCATGACATCAGATCCAGCCTTGTCCCCTctgccaaaacaaaaacatattaatttgtaatacttaaaaatgatgaagaaatgtGTAGTGAGGTCCTAATATGTACAAAGAAATGTTAGATGTGCCTCGTGCACATGACCTTATTTCATCATCATTTTAAGATGGAGTCCATATTTCTGCCTACTCTTTTACACCGATACAGATAGAGAAACAGGCATTTGCAAACAAGAGAATATACtccaggtatttttttaaattggaaattttaacaatgttttctCAATAGTTAATATAAGAACTAGACAAAATACCAGTACGGACATAGAAAATCTAACGAATAATACACATGTCTAGAACACTGTATCAAACAACTAATACACAGTGTTTTCGAGTGCATATGGTGCATTCACCAAGATAAGCCATTTACTAAGGCAttaaacaagtctcaataaattttaaaagcttgatGTTCTTTGGTCATAgtagcagaaaaagcatttgacaacattGAACTTCAGTTCATAAAAAACCCCAGCAAATTGGGATTGGAAGAGAATTCTTGTCTGATAAGGAGCATCTACAAAAACCTATAGCTAACGTCATACTTGATGGTAAAATGTTGAGTGTACTTTTAAGTGGGTATATTTAAGCCCTTAGTTCAGATAATTGCAAGGAAAGCTGAGGGAGAAGGATCTAgctatcattattttttgtggtgTTAAGACTAATACCCACTAAAACAGACACTGTTAATATTCTATTCTTATCCCCTTGGTATTCTTGGCCATTTTAATCCACCTTTgctctgcttttgctttttctcccaaTAGCCAGAATCTGTGGCTCTTTGTCACAGGACTGCAGAACCAACCTCCTTTTGTCTCCAAGCATGAAGAGCCAGTATCTGAGAATTAAAGTCCGCCAGAGAGTAGACTTTAGCTAATAATTAGTAGATATATAGTTATAAATACTGCAGCTCTGTTGCTCCTGTTTGAGACAACTCTGATTTGTGACCTGTATTGTCTCCAGGGTTCCCCTATTGGATTGTGCCACAGTGATCCTTAATGGTACCTTGGTTGATATCAAAATATTGTTTGGCCTTCTTCCTCTCGCTGTTGCATGGTCCCACTCCCTGGTCACTATATTTTTACTTGGACCACTTCCTAATACATCACTTTCAGATGAATCCTCAGTCAGAGCCAGCTTATGGGGAACCCAATCTAAAGGCACAGTCAAGTcgttttccaaaatatttcttttactttacaCTCTTGTCCTCAATGTATGTGGTCCCATTTCCTCACTAGTATTTGGTACCATCAGTCTAACTTTTTGTCAAGTGTGTTGCTTTAATTACTTTGTATTGACTAAATTTATATGTTAACTATGCATATTAACTTTTTGGAGTGATcactaaaataatgtaaatagagTGTATAACTTCTTAACGAGTagaaaaaagcaatgaattaatATAAGGAACTTAGAATgttttaattacaaataattgCCTCCCAGGGTAAGTGTTCTTCTTCTCATTATTTTAGCTGTTTTTTCATCTTCAAATTAGACATTTATACTGTTATTTGTTTAGATTTAGCCAtgtatttgccattttctttgcCAGCATTCCAGACATTTATAATAGTACATTTTCCTTCTTCTAAAGTATATCCTATAGATACTCCTTTAATAATGGTCTATTAGGGAAAATGTGAtgtctttcattttctgaaaagttattttatcctcattcttttaaaattattcttgttGAGTCTCTTTGGTTTGTGGAACCATTgatatctctttttttctatataatattgtattatgtGCCACCAAAACCTTAGTGATGCAATAGTTCTTAAATGACAATTTCACTCTTTTGTCCTAAATTTTTCCCCTTAATCCATCATCATCAGTTCGGCAAGTTTTGATACAGGTGCTTTTAATGTTTGCATATGAGCAGGCAGTAACTACTATGTCACAGCAGCCCCTTGGCCAACAACAATTCATAATTTTGATTGATTGTAAGAAACACCTTGATATAAGAGATATTAAAACGTGGCAAATTTGAACAGAATTGATGGAAACAGCGTTATTCTCTAGTCTTCTAGCTTCCATTTTTGctgttgaaaaattatttgtcagCCTAATTTTGTGTTTCCTCTTTGGTTGTTTGAAAAATCTCTTTGTATTGGTGTTCTGTAGCTTTTCTACTGCTTATCTAAATATAcagtcctttttccttttctgatattAAAAAAACCTGAGATATGAGTTACATCCAGCAAAGGATAAAAATCTTGAGTGTATAACTTGATGaacatttacatatgtatacattaataTAACACCACTCAGATcaatatatagaacatttccaacaTTCAAAAAGACTCTCATGCCGCCTCTCAGGTAGGAGCCTCTTAATTATAAACATTCTTCTGACCTTTATCACCAAAGATAAACTTTACCTCTTTTTGAACTGcttgtaaatgaaattatacagaaTTTATGCTGTATGTCtgtgagattcatctatgttgtgtgTTTCAAGTGTTCACTCTTATTTATTGAGGTTTAAGTTGATAAGTCTGTGGCGATATCTCATTGTgctaaatttgcatttctaggcTGAGTgaagtggctgacacctgtaatctcagcactttgggaggctgaggccagaggatcacttgagcacaggagttccagcccagcctggacaacatagtgagaccatatctctaaaaaaaaaaaaaattacaaaaaattagcagggcatggtggtatgcacttgtagtaccagttactcaagaggctgacgtgggagaatcacctgagcctgggaagtccaggttgcagtgagccgtgattgtgccactgcactccagtttcaGTCTTACGCATATGCTAGCCGGTtatccctgcaccatttattgaatagggattcctttcctcattgcttgtttttgtcaactttgatgaagattagatggttgtagttgtgtggttttacatctgggctctgtattctgttacattggtccatgtgtctgtttttgtaccagtaccatgctgttttggttaccgtagccttgtagaatagtatgaagtcaggtaatgtgatgcctccagcagttttgtcatttttgcttaggattgctttggctattctggctcttttgtggttccgtataaattttaaaatagatttttctagttctgtgaaaaaatgtcattgatagtttgataggaatagcattgaatctttaaattgctttgggcagtatggctattttaacaatgttgattttttttttctgtacgtgagcatagaatgtttttccatttgtgtcatctctgattcctTTCAGTggtattttgtaattcttgttgtagagatttttcacctccctggttagctgtattcctaggtattttatttttttgtggctattgtgaataagatttcattctttatttgactctcagcttgaatgttgtttgtgtacagaaatgctacagATTTCTGTATactggttttgtatcctgaaactttgctgaagttgttcatCAGATCCAGGAGCTTTTGGACAGATACTttgggattttctaggtataaaatcatagtGTCTACAAacaaatagtttgacttcctctcttcctttttggatgccttttatttctttgttttgcccGATTGCTCTTGCTAGGACTTCCTATATTCTTGATGTTCATATCTTCCAGGCAAAGGCCACTAGGAACATCTCGTCATTGAACAAATATTGAGTTTATTATTCATTGCAATGAAGGAGAACATACCGTGGAGAATTGTTGGGAATCTCAGCAAAAAGGTGTTAGAAAATGTTTGAAGTGTTTGGGCGTATGTTAGGTGATTTTCAAGAGAGTTTAAGGAAGTGAAGCTTTGCTCTGGATTGGATACTGTCAGGAAGCAGGGTTAATTGTATGCTGAGTgtcttaataaacattttatctgGGAGGGCAAACATTATTAGTGTTTTTTTGTGTCCTGTTTAATACATCTCTGCCAAACTTAATATGATAATCTCCTATATGTTCCTCTAATATCATGTTTTAGCTTTCAaatttaagtctatgatccatactgaattaatttttatgtatgctGAGAGGTAGGGACCAATGTTCATTTTTCAATATAGGTATCTAATTGATCCAATAGCACTTATTgcaaagactattctttccccccAGTGAATTGCAATTGTGCCTTTGTTATAAATTAGGTCACCATATATGTGTGAATTTCTTTCTGGACTGTTTATTGTATTGCATTTTTCTGTCTATCCTTGCACCGATACTATACACCTTAATTTATGTtcctttatagtaagtcttaataTCTGGCAATGTAAGTCATCTAACTTGTACTTCTTAAATATTACCTTGGCTATTCTAgatcctttgcctttccatataaatgttagaGTCATTTACCAATGTCTCTTGTGGAAGAAATCTTTGTCTAACCCAATATCATGAAGATATACTCtacttgttttcttctaaaatctgcttgatttttattggggttgcattgaatctaaaaataaatttagggaGAATATATACCGTAACAATTTTGAATTTTCCAATTCATTAGCATCTtatatccatccatttatttagttgtttaattcatctcagtaatgttttgtagttaCTAGTGTTGAGGTATTGCAgctattttatagatttatttctagatatttgatACTTTATAACACTATCATAAAtggtattattttgttaaattttatttccccTACTTTGTTGTtattaaatagaaatacaattaatttttaataacagaTTTATTGAGATACGATTCACTTACTCTAATATGTacccttttaaaatatacaagtcagtggtttttagtatatttgcagAGTTGTCCAACCACTACCATTATCTAATTTTgcaacatttccatcaccccaagaAAATACCCTATGTctccctgttttcttcttcctcaaaCCCCAGGCAACCTCTAAATGGTTTTCCACATCTATATATTCGTGTATTCTGgaagtttcatataaatggagtcatacaatatgtggtattttgtgactggtttcttttatttagcattatgttttcaaggtacatccatgttgtagcatgtatgtagcattcattcctttttaaggttgaataatattccattgtatggatatactatattttatctattcatcagtttCCGGAGTTTTTGGGTTGTTTCtcatttttggttattatgaataatgtacAAGCTTTTGTGAGGACatatattttcagttctcttggatatatacctaggagtagaattgctgtaTGGCAACTTTCTGCTTgacaatattaataattttatattaacacCAACTCCTACTGGTGACACTTATGTTGCTTCAAATTTTGACTCCTGCAAACAGGGCTGCTGCTTATGATCTGTAGGTTGCTCACTTCAGAAGTGCCTCTTACCAAATGAGTGACTGAGGCTACAATCTAGCCCCTACCTAGTCCGCCACGTCAACCAGTGGGGCTGCGTACACACTTAAtacagtttgctttttttttaaagcacaaaattaCTAACAGCTTAACAAACTCTGCATTCATGAGGCTGCTTTCCCCAAGAGGAGGTACCTTTTATTAATTTAGATAAAGGTACTATGCAGCTTAGCAGAGGTACTAatcatatatacatttaaaaaaatgctatagTCAACATCCTTGTTGGAATTGCTTCGTTGTAGGGTATGTTTGTCTTAAACTTTACAAGGTGCTGCCACATTCATCTCCAATTTTGTTGTACTATTCTACACTGTTATAAGCAGTATATAAGAATTCTCATTTCTCCATATCCCCTCAACACTTAATATGGTCAtttttactctctctttttttttttttttttttttgagatggagtctcgctctgtcgcccaggctgaagtgcagtgccgtgatctcggctcactgcaacctccgcctgctgggttcaagcgattctcctgtctcagcctcctgagtagctgggattacagtcacacgccagcatgcctggctaatttttgtatttttagtagagatggggtttcaccatgttggccaggctggtcttgaactcctgaccttaggtgatccacccgccttggcctctgaaagtgctaggattataggcatgagctaccgcacccggtcTACTTTTGGCAATGTAATGCTTTTGAAATGATACCTGTTTTTGTTCTATCTAAAATCTCTCTGATTACTATTGCAATTATGCATCTTTTCAAATGTTCCTCACTCAGAATTGATTGTTCACATATCTCTTGGATACCTTCCATTTGCTCTTCCAGATTCACTTTCCACTCTCCTCTATCCTGGAACAGGGACAGCTCTGTTCCCAGAGGCTGACCTTTATGGACTGCATAAACCGTTCCCTTGCTCTCTGGCTTCTGGTTGAGTTTGGTCAATGGGAGAGCTCCATCTCTAACAGATTAAGAGGTGGCTGTGGCTGAGTTCCTCTATCAAAGGCCACAGGTCCTTTCCAGGGATTCTCTTCTATAGCTAGAGCTCTCTGTGTTCCAGTAACCCCTCCCAGCCCTTACTCTTTTATGCCTTGGTGGGAGGCAACAGCTCACTACTGTTGCTAGCCCCAGGATAATTCAAAATCCATTGTTGGTTTCAGTATTAGTCAGCTATTGCTACAATAATGCTGTAGAAGAAGTCTCCTCCAAATTAATTAACAATCATTTGTTCTCTTTGCTCATGTGCTATGGGCCATCTGGGGCTATTCTTCTCCAGGATACAGTTAGGGTGGGCTTGGCTCTGGCATTCAGATTGTGTTTAGATCTGTTCCATGTGAATCACTGTATGGCCCAAGCTGAGGGATCAGCAACAACCGGAGGCATGCTCTTCTCATGGCAATCATAGGAAGGCAAGAGAACAAGCAAAACCACTCAAGCATATTTAAATCCTCTATTTACGTCATGTCTGCTCATATTCCATTGACAATAACAAATGACGGCCAAGCTTAGAGCCAGTGGAGCAGGGAATTACATCCACCATAGGGGTGTGGGAAAGTGAGGAGTGAATATTTGTGGAACAGTTATCCAATCTATCATAATTTATCTGAAACCTACCCATACATCTGTATatagtttgttcttttaattCTCCTCAATCACCCCATTTGTATAtaccttctgtttctttttgggaCCCTGACTGATACTATATACTCCTCACAAATTTTTATAGATTTGTCAGTTTTCAATGCCATACATTTAATCTCCCTGCGTTTTAGagcagcctttttttctttcattttgttgtgtGCATCCCCCTCTCTAAGGCCCTACTCCATCTCTGGCATCAACCTTTCCTCACGTCTTGTGGCCTGCGCTAACACGCTagtgtatatatgtctatatttttcttcatacttAGCttattgtatatgtgtgtgactgtgtgtgtgtattcatatgtAGGCGTTTGGGGTTAACATCTGTTTAACAAAAAAATGGGCCACATTATGCAATTTTCTGCATATTGTGTTTCTTACTGAACAAAACCTTGCAAAAATCTCTCCAAAGTAGCTAGCATAGGTCTATCTTATTCCTTTTAAatggtgaattaaaaaaaaaaaaagaatacaccacctcctccaggtaACACCACATCGAAAAACTAGTCAATGTGGCCTCTCCTCAattcagacaatttttttttcttttcttttcttttttttagataaggTCTTCTCTGTCGCCTaggatagagtgcagtgacgtgatcatagctcactgcagtctccaattcccaggctcaagcgatcctcccacctcagcctcctgagtagctgggactacaggtgtgcactaacacacctggctaatttttaaatttttttgtagagacagggtctcactgtgttgcccaggctggtctccaactcccagcctcaagcaatcctcctgccccggcctcccaaagtgctgggattacaggtgtgagccactgtgtccagcctccaTTTAGAACATTTCTGAATGGCTGTGCCAACTTTAGATATCCCCGTGGGATCAGATGAGGCATCTGTTGTAAAAGTATGTTTCTTCATAAATTCTCCCTCTGCTGGATCCTACTTCTATCACTCCATTACAAGTGTTGTTCATGAGAGTCTGTTTCTGAGGGAGCTTAAAGTTTAATATTTGGTGTTAGTGGTGGTCATGAGGCAGATTATAAAATTGGATTTTGGAGCTTGATTACCTGCCAGGTGGCTAGTAATGGGAACTACATCACTGTTGGTAAAGGAAGTACTGATAACCTGCTATGTGGTAGTGGTGCAACTGTCAAAACTTCCACCCGTGGTGAACTGAGATAGGATATCAATGGAAGGAAATTTACTGACAGGTGCAGTATCTCAAGAATTTGAAAGGTTCAGAGGAAATAGTAATTATAAAGATTATGCGATCATATATGGTTGTTACTGGAGGCTATTGAATTGCAGAGAGACAATGAAAGGCTAAGGGTGATTAATCACCAATTTAAGTTAAAGTTGAAAGACAAAGAGTCCCATCTCCCCAAGGCAGAGGACAGAAAAGTATAAGGACCAGTCCTTTTTGTGGTACAATCACagtctgttttcattttccaccCACACATCAAGCAAATCTAGCTACATACTAAGCTCAGCCTATTCCCACCTCTTTACATGTTCTGGAAATTCACACAAATTGGAAATAAGGGACAGAGTTGGATGCGTGATCTTTTAATACCAGAGTGCTGTGCTATTGGATTCTACTGGAATAAATTTCACCAACAAATTTGAACATCAAATAGTTGATGGAACAGAGGCTGTTTGTAGCACTATAGATTTAAGAGATTAGCCTACAGAGAAACAGTAATGAGTATTAACTTTTATTCTGCTCATTAGAGAAAGTTATAATTGTATCGTCTCGCAGGTCATCAACCAGGTATGTACCTAAATTAATAATCACAGCTCTGCATCCCTTTCCTCATTACCTCCATATTCaaggttttataaatataaatggtttCATAGAACACCTCTGCAATTCTGATGTTTCATTAATGAATCTCTGGTTAAATAAAACTTTGACAGGTGTTCACAAACAAATGTATGGGATTTATGGTATGGAGCAATTTGAGATTTGTGTTTTGTAgccattttttgaaaataaggAAACCTTTTACAAAAGTTTTTCCACAGTTTTTCACATTGCCTTGGCCAAATCAGATCAATGCCTACCTCAAAAGTGGCATGAAACTGCCTGGTTTAGAAGGGTCATCATTTGGCATTAGATGGTTGCCTGTAAGATCTCCATCCCTAGGACACTCCACAGGACtcaatcttttgtttttataatgcaAGAGTCAACTTCAGTCATAGCATGGCAGGGCACATAGCGTTTGAACAAGATAGGGACCCTATTTACAGAACCAGGGAGGGAAAGGTGCCATATTCAttgagactccatttctatttAATAGTGTctgacatttattaaaaataaggaaaagaccTTGTACAGGTAGTGTATTAGAGCAGGGCAGGGAGCAGGGCTTATACTGTGTTGAACAAAAGGCACACATCAGAGAGACAGCTGCaaattcagaagaaaacaggattcTAGGCAAAACTAACTAGTCCACAGGAGAAAATGAGAGATTCCATTTGGTTGCCAGGCACACCTAAGCCCTGGCAGCTATGTGGCAGGAACACAAGAGGTctctggggatggggaggaaatGGGTCTTGCTGAAGGTGACAGCCTCCTTGGGGGGCGGCCAGCTGTCTGGATCACTGTCCAGGGGCTGTGTCCAGCTCAGATACCTCTGAGTTGAGTCCAGATCACTAGGAGCGGCAGTCTGTTGATGAGATGCGGTGGACGGCGATGGCAGTGGTAGCGTAGGTTTGTGGGCAGAATGATGTACTCGGCTGGCAGTCTGGAGGAGTGGAGGGGGGTTGACAGCCACGGCTGTGTGTGGGCTGTCCAGTGTGTAACAGGAGCCCAGCTTTGTGCAGCTGGAGCGCAGGACGGCATCCAAATGTGCATGGGAGGGGCTGGGCTGGCACGAGAGGGTGGAGGCAGCCCGCTCCAGAGTGAGGCCCAGGGGCGGCAGCAGGAGCCTGGAACGCTATTCCTGGAACAAAGGCAAGCACTACGCGGGAGGGGACAGGAGCGCAGGGGACACTCGAGAGGGAGAGAGGCGCGGAGGGAGGGCGCCTGTGGAGACCCTGGCGGTGGCCACTGGCACAGCGGACCCTCCCCAGAGCACCCGCCCCTAGGCCCAAGGGTCTCCCGGCCTAGAAGTCCTCGTCCTCCTCCCATCCAAAGACCCGCTTCATCTCGGCCAGGAAGCCCCGGTAATCACTGAGTAGGGGGCTCTCCTTCTTGATGTAGGGGATCACCCACTGCAGGGCGGGCCCCGTGAGGCGGGTGATGAGGAACGTCACCTTCAGGGCGTCGTTGGAGAACGTGTTCTCGTCCACGAACATGTAGGAGCCCGTCTGCACGATGAACTCCGGGAGCCGGTCGGTATCGCCGTCAAACGTCTCGGGAAAGGGAATCGGATTCCTCCAGCGACGCGCCGCGGGCCGGAGGGGCCGGGCCAGGAGGGCCTTCATCAGTTGCACCCGACCGTCCATCGCGCTGCGCGCGCTCCGCTGAGTTTCGCTGGGCTGCTTGGGGGTCAGCTAGAAGGCGTCGCCGGAAGTGCATGTCGAGGGAGGGGGCCCCGGCCAGGGCGGGCCGTGGGCGGAGCCATGGGGAGGGCCCACGCGCTTGCGCGAGCTCCGCCCACAAAGCCTTGTGGTCACTAGTGTGCCGGTGCGTCACGGGGCGCAGAAGGCCAATGCCGGGAGGTCGGGGTTGGGCATAATACTGTCGAGGAGGCGGTGTAGCCTCAGAGGAGTGGGGCGGAGATTATGCGAGGCGCGCCAGTGGGGCTCTCAGGACAGCAGT
The sequence above is drawn from the Theropithecus gelada isolate Dixy chromosome X, Tgel_1.0, whole genome shotgun sequence genome and encodes:
- the RTL8B gene encoding retrotransposon Gag-like protein 8B isoform X1, whose product is MDGRVQLMKALLARPLRPAARRWRNPIPFPETFDGDTDRLPEFIVQTGSYMFVDENTFSNDALKPSPSHAHLDAVLRSSCTKLGSCYTLDSPHTAVAVNPPPLLQTASRVHHSAHKPTLPLPSPSTASHQQTAAPSDLDSTQRYLSWTQPLDSDPDSWPPPKEAVTFSKTHFLPIPRDLLCSCHIAARA
- the RTL8B gene encoding retrotransposon Gag-like protein 8B isoform X3, whose translation is MDGRVQLMKALLARPLRPAARRWRNPIPFPETFDGDTDRLPEFIVQTGSYMFVDENTFSNDALKPSTSFCPQTYATTAIAVHRISSTDCRS
- the RTL8B gene encoding retrotransposon Gag-like protein 8B isoform X2 — encoded protein: MDGRVQLMKALLARPLRPAARRWRNPIPFPETFDGDTDRLPEFIVQTGSYMFVDENTFSNDALKVTFLITRLTGPALQWVIPYIKKESPLLSDYRGFLAEMKRVFGWEEDEDF